One part of the Tenacibaculum sp. 190130A14a genome encodes these proteins:
- the rpsF gene encoding 30S ribosomal protein S6 yields the protein MNHYETVFILNPVLSETQIKETVQKFQDLLTSKGAEMIHKENWGLKKLAYPIEKKKSGFYHLFEYKVSGEAIAPFELEFRRDDSVMRYLTVKLDKHAAAWAEKRRNRVKSEKK from the coding sequence ATGAATCATTACGAAACTGTTTTCATTTTGAATCCCGTTTTATCTGAAACTCAGATAAAGGAAACAGTACAAAAGTTTCAGGACTTATTGACTAGCAAGGGTGCCGAAATGATCCACAAAGAAAATTGGGGCTTAAAGAAATTAGCATATCCAATTGAAAAGAAAAAAAGTGGTTTTTATCACTTATTTGAGTACAAAGTATCAGGTGAGGCTATAGCTCCGTTTGAATTAGAGTTCAGACGTGACGATAGCGTTATGCGTTACTTAACTGTAAAGTTAGACAAGCACGCAGCTGCTTGGGCAGAGAAGAGAAGAAACCGTGTTAAATCTGAAAAAAAGTAA
- a CDS encoding sterol desaturase family protein, which produces MNVPELPNLIHYAIPFFVLTVIIEVILTVKVKMEDYEYKDAITSITMGLGNVFIGLFTKGIILTFFIFLYQFRFFTLPFAWWTWVILLFAEDICYYWNHRIAHESRLFWASHVVHHSSQKYNLSTALRQTWSGSFYTFIFWAPLPLLGFHPIMILMQMSISLLYQYWIHTELIDKLPRWFEAIFNTPSHHRVHHATNPQYLDRNHAGIFIIWDKLFGTFEPEVEKPIYGLVTNINTYNPLKVAFIEWFNMFSDIFTSNTSLWKRFLYLIKPPGWKHDGTGKLSTDLRKEWEKTKKREAL; this is translated from the coding sequence ATGAACGTTCCTGAACTACCCAATCTTATTCATTATGCAATTCCATTTTTTGTATTAACTGTTATTATTGAAGTTATTTTAACAGTAAAAGTAAAAATGGAAGATTATGAATATAAAGATGCAATTACTTCCATAACTATGGGACTCGGGAATGTATTTATTGGATTGTTTACAAAAGGAATCATTTTAACATTCTTTATTTTTTTATATCAATTTCGATTTTTTACACTTCCGTTTGCTTGGTGGACTTGGGTTATACTGCTATTTGCAGAAGATATTTGTTACTATTGGAATCATAGAATAGCTCATGAGAGTAGATTGTTTTGGGCCAGCCATGTAGTACACCACTCTTCTCAAAAATACAATTTAAGTACCGCTTTACGTCAAACATGGTCTGGGAGCTTTTATACTTTTATTTTTTGGGCTCCTCTACCACTTCTAGGCTTTCATCCTATTATGATTTTAATGCAAATGAGTATTTCTTTACTGTATCAATATTGGATTCATACCGAATTAATTGATAAACTTCCTAGATGGTTTGAAGCCATCTTTAATACACCTAGTCATCATAGAGTGCACCACGCTACCAATCCACAATATTTAGATAGAAATCATGCTGGAATATTTATTATTTGGGATAAACTCTTTGGAACTTTTGAACCAGAAGTAGAAAAACCTATTTATGGTTTAGTTACCAATATTAATACTTATAATCCATTGAAAGTAGCATTTATAGAATGGTTTAATATGTTTAGTGATATCTTCACCAGCAATACATCTTTATGGAAAAGATTTCTGTACCTAATTAAACCTCCTGGATGGAAACATGATGGAACAGGAAAACTTTCTACTGACTTAAGAAAGGAATGGGAAAAAACAAAAAAAAGAGAAGCTCTTTAA